In Rhipicephalus sanguineus isolate Rsan-2018 chromosome 1, BIME_Rsan_1.4, whole genome shotgun sequence, the DNA window TTATCAGCACATGCTTTTGCGCTGTGaaggaaaataaataaaaggtaacATTACGAAACATTCAAGAAAACAATAAGACCAACTTATGAAAAATGTGTATTGTTTTTAAGTGTTATGAATGTGGAATGATCGGCCACTAAATTCGAAGCACCATGAAACTGAGCAGTTCAGGGCAGATGAGCATTCAGTAAAGGCGTTTGTATATGAGCAGTTTGTCAGCGCGTTTATATTGGCAACCAAAGTGGTGATAGCCACGATAAAGTAACAGAACAAGAATAAAACTTTGACAACGTCATAGTCACACCGCTGCTCCGCGTATTATGAAGTGTACCATATTGTTAACCACTTCCAAAGAGAAAGAACGAGTGATAAAATTAAGAGTGCAAGGCAGGGCGCTTAACCAAGGACGTGGCTGTTAGGATACTCTGCACTCGGGCGAAGCAAAGGACGACGAATGGATAACGtagataaaaagaaatgaaagaaaaaaaaggaaaagtgttAGAAAATGATTGGTGTCAGTTATCATTCGCTAATGTCAATGCTCTCTGCTTCGCGCTACGTAGCGTCCGTTGATTTAATGCTATTAGACCATTAACCTttccctctgaaaaaaaaaaaaacttggaccatggCCAACAGTGCATCTGCAAACAAGGGGACTTCTGGCGTTTAAAATCTTCGTTGGACATACAAAAGTGTCAGATAGATACTACACAATGGGAGCagtcttttttttattagcaCAGAAATTGTTTCTTAGTAATGTGTCATGACTGATTTCGTTGTATGTGTTTTATTAAATTAAAACACGTTATGCTATAGGTTTGGCCTCAACCAGCggggagttgtttttttttttttcatccactttcgTTTTCATTCCTTTCATAATTACTTCACATCAATTAAAAATGCTAGGAACGTCcgctgtgctttccttggctttattaccTCTCGGTTTTACggggttgtgtctaacaaaaacgAGCTTTTCGAACCATCTGATGTCTGAGTATCATGCAAGGAATCACAGTTGGAAATGTGttatttgtatatttttatttcatttaaatCACACATGGCGTCAATTGTCACATTTAGGTGGTAGTTGACATCTTTGTATATTGGAGATTATGAATATGCCCTGTACAGTGTAAAGCTTGCCGGGTAGGCAAATGTGAGGCGGCCTTGGTTCGCTGGCACAAGGATTGTGGAACTGTGGATGGTCAATCCTGAGTAACCAAAAGAAGCAAGTAAATAATAAGCAGTTGAACAAGAAACACAGTTTTTGGAGccaatcaaataaaaaaaatatttaatacGCGAACTGACAtccattcttattcttcttgcTGACATCGGTTAATCGGCGCTCTAATATTTTTTTGTGTAGTTTTCTGCTGTAGCAAATCATATAAAATTTTCCTTACATGTAAGAAAGTATCGCAACATGGCCTGTTTAAAATGTGCTGAATGCGAGTAGAGGACATATAGCTTTGAAAGTTTAACATTCTACTCGCTACCCAATTGTTTAATGTATCTGTTGACTTTTTGCAGTTATTTCTAAATATTGAAATGACACTTTCAGATTCTGATACTTCATAGCAAAAgctgacattaaaaaaaaaggaatgcccCCTATATAGCCGGAATTAATCACAACAACGTCCATTTCAAAATATCCGTAAACTGTGGCGAAGTTCCTTCTGTGGTTGTTCCAAAACCATATGATAATGAAGCGCGCCAGGGTGAAGAACTGTAGACTAATGCTTTAACCATGCAGCTGGAGTTGTGCAACACGGCCCTCGATCTAAGTACATATGCGATCCTATCTGCATTTTAATGACGTGCTCGGAGGGTTACACAGCTGCCCATCTTAAATATAGACGTAAGATCCGTATTCATCGCTTGTTACGTGACACCACTGGGTGAAGTGCCTTTGTTTTCGCTGAAATGGGCCTTCAGAGACTCGAAAGTGCTCGTGGCCGTTCATATCAAGACGCATGCGACTGTCTTATAAGTGTTGACCTCTCAATACTCAGAAATAGCGAGTGAAGTCGGTACGCTAGCGAATTGTATCATGTCGTAGTGTTGTTCAGTGTGGAGACGCTTTTAGCACTATGGCAAAGACGCGTCTTGCAAACGTGGTACTTTTTTCCCTTAGGAACAATTTCAGATGAGAGTGACGTAACTAGCACGGTATTATTGCATGCGAATAAAGTATGCGGTGTTGTTGTGCCAGTCTAAATGAGTGTAGTTTATTTGTGCCACTGGCCTTTCGCTAGGTTCGTTGCGTATTTTCCCCGCATTTTTATTACCGGTACGACAGGAGTGTTGGGTTGAAATGCATTCTTAACGTGTGTGCATGCATTGTCGTAAACGTTTTTCCAGCGAACAATTTATGCAGGAAATGCATAAATGCGTGTGTACAAGAGTTTGCAGAAATTcctgacgcacacacacacaaaaaagaagcaaaagctGGCACGTTCACCGTACGCCCCGTCTGCTACTTTCGTTGTCATAAAGGAGAAAGACAAGAGCTATATGTCAATATTTTTTTCTACACTGTTTGAATTCGCTACAAATACATATTATTATAGCTGCtccgaatatttttatttatcGTCATCTCTTTCACATTGTGCGAACATGCAAATGGAAGAGCCAAGAAACCAAATGTGTTACGCGGTCATCAGAAAATATGAGCTAATGTTATGCGCGCTAAACCAACCCAGTTTTCCTCGAGAACTCAATGGCTACTAAAGCATATTTGAAGAGATTTTAAGTCAAAATATGGTACGTTTTAACACATTAAGAGACCCATTACGTTGTGTTACGGAACTTACGTGCTTCACATTTTGTAAACCACCTCCACATAGTTTCACGTCTGTACTAAAATACTGGCATAGAGTCAACCGAGCTTACTTTACCTAACGGTGACTGTGAATCAGATACACCACGGCACTGTCATTGACGCCTTCTCAATTCTATAGCCCCTTTTGAGAACATCTGCCTTTTAAATCAAAAGCTCAAGTTGCTACATTGACCCACCCGAGAAGTGGCACCTATGCCACAGCTAAGTTTATACGTAGTGCAACACTAAAGAATACACCAACCTTTGCGCGACCGCAAGTGGACGTCCTCTTAGCCCACAACCTTTGCGCCGGCACTTGAGGCTACTCCCCCAGCTCCTGCAGCATGCGATTTAAAGTCACCTGCGTGGCTGCCTTGTCCCTGGGCCCTGTTGAAGCCTTCGCTGGAACTCATTCCAAAGCTCTTGGAGTCACCATAAGAGCTGCTATGACCATACTCCATCTTGTCGGATCCTCCCACGTTGTAAGCGAAGCTGCCCTGGCCAGCCTGCTGGCCTGCCGCGCCGCCCTTGAATCCAGCGCCTCCCTTGAACCCAGAGAAGGCTGCCGCTCCACCGACACCGCCGGCGCTAACGCCTCCAGCGACACCACGGCCGCCGCTGGCGTAGCCGGCTCCGCCACCGGCAGCTCCACCGTGGCTACCTCCGCCTACTCCACCGGCGGCTCCACCGTAGCCGGCTCCACCGCCAGCTACTGCACCGGCAGCTCCACCGGCAGCTCCACCAGCAGCTCCACCGTAGCTGGCTCCGCCACCGCCTACTCCACTGGCGGCTCCTGCACCGTAACCGCCTCCGACACCGCCTGCTCCACCGGCGGCTCCTCCACCATAGCCGCCTCCGACACCGGCTACTCCGCCAGCGGCTCCTCCACCGTAGCCGCCTCCGACACCACCAGCGGCTCCACCGAAGCCGCCTCCGTAGCCACCTCCTACACCACCGACAGCTCCGCCATAAGCACAAGGGCACGGTGGGCAGACTCCAGGAACCAGAACGGTGCCGGGAACAGTATGAAACAGTCCTCTTCCCTCTATTTTGCCGTCATCCTTcttgtcatttttctttttcatgtccGCGGCAGCAGACGCAGCTCCCGCGAGGAGCACAGCAGCTAGAAGGCGAAGCTGCGCCCAGAGTGTTGTGCCATTGGACATCATCAATAAGTGCTAACGAATATTCTCTTAATGTCAGTTTAGCGGTGGCAGGTCGAGCACGACACTCTTTTTCTTTACCAAAATAATCAAATCATGTAACAATAAGAACAAGAAATAGTAtagaagaaaaggcagggaggttaaccagtttagaacAACCGCTTTGCTACTGTACTCATGGGAATAGGATGGGCGAGATTGAAAGACGGAgaggaaagagtgagaaagacagCACATTACACAGCACgcacagtcagtcacagtccgtcattctcgcgtggtacgcgacattactgtcacagccgcttgtccaagtccaaggccaaccggaccaatcgtcaccaccacctgtcctctttgaagCCTCTCTGTATGCCAaatggactccgccgaagagaggccaatCTGCTTTTacgcttatggctaggggtggcattcaCGAAATAGCATTAATTTCTCATAGGAAAGGCCAACAGCGCTCTTTGCGATAGCTGTCGTTGCGAGGGTATGCTACAGCTTATTCTGTGCGACAATAGGAGATATAATGTTCATAGGCAGTCCCTGGCGTCCGCTCTTGCGCACAATGACAATAGACCGGTGTTTGTCGGAGCCATTCttacatgtcgtcgacagaagacattGCAGCTGAAGGGGACGAAGGCGTTACTGCGgatttttttattgcggtagcaattatatggacagtctcgactggattttgccgtcgccgtcgccgtcgccgccgtcatgcaccgtatatgtataagtatgtgtatatatataaaagccccaaagaaaaataattcagaaaaatgcttccgaagcgcggaatcgaaccggggacctcttgctcagcagcgagtggcgctgcggagcaagagtgGCGCTGCGGAgctacgaaacgcagatcctccacgtagctaacggcgaccgttatatacacaccctttaccgctggcagaactcagagacggcaggcgataataagcgtttcttcattaccagcaagatggcgctaggagcgcgacgggcgcattagtcgtcggcgagctcgctcgcttcttaatttgcgcagggagaaccttgcccttccgctgtctgctcgcgcggttttctcgtggtgaggggaagaggaattggattggattggaaaaactttatttacgtcctgcagaacgcgctcagcgcgtagcgggcgtctcccacgtagggaccgacagagaatacctggcggccgcctcgtgggcctgctggacagcccattgctggtcggcgagaagcgagcttctgagggacgtctccacttgtgtgaggtagagccgggatgagcgtttcttacactcccagagcatgtgtgtgagtgtcgccgtgtgtccgcacgagggcacgtgtcgctggggtacgcgtcgggatagaaaacatgaagcttggcgaggtttggatatggtgtgcgtttgcagtaagcgtagggttagcgcctgcggcctgttaagtttcggatgcgggggcggaaaaatgcggcgccaaggtaaaagtg includes these proteins:
- the LOC119394786 gene encoding uncharacterized protein LOC119394786 isoform X2 encodes the protein MRTTLVLSSLLALCLIVLAEDKPADEKPAETTTAAASTDDEKKEGDEKIEGRGLFLSGGGLGGGLGGCPPCPCGYGPGVGGGFRGAGFGSGYGGSYGAGGAGYGGGYSGGYRGGYGGGSYGGGYGGGFGGAAGGVGGGYGGGAAGGVAGVGGGYGGGAAGGAGGVGGGYGAGAASGVGGGGASYGGAAGGAAGGAAGAVAGGGAGYGGAAGGVGGGSHGGAAGGGAGYASGGRGVAGGVSAGGVGGAAAFSGFKGGAGFKGGAAGQQAGQGSFAYNVGGSDKMEYGHSSSYGDSKSFGMSSSEGFNRAQGQGSHAGDFKSHAAGAGGVASSAGAKVVG